A stretch of Triticum aestivum cultivar Chinese Spring chromosome 1D, IWGSC CS RefSeq v2.1, whole genome shotgun sequence DNA encodes these proteins:
- the LOC123163035 gene encoding trans-resveratrol di-O-methyltransferase-like translates to MVQSMQVWHEEKIQRGIHQALINTGHTRTARRLDGDHVLHNWSYEDCVKILTRCRQAISHGAKAGKVIIIDQMLEAQVTMDLAMMMLFNGKAREEHNWHKMFMEAGFSHYKIHNVLGMRSLIEVHP, encoded by the exons ATGGTGCAGAGCATGCAAGTATGGCACGAAGAAAAAATTCAGAGGGGCATACATCAGGCGCTCATTAATACAGGCCATACCCGGACCGCACGTCGGTTGGACGGCGAT CATGTGCTGCATAACTGGAGTTATGAGGACTGCGTGAAGATCCTCACGCGATGTAGACAGGCCATTTCCCATGGAGCCAAAGCTGGCAAGGTGATAATCATTGACCAAATGCTTGAAGCCCAGGTCACCATGGATTTGGCCATGATGATGTTATTTAATGGTAAAGCAAGGGAGGAGCACAACTGGCATAAGATGTTCATGGAAGCCGGATTTAGTCACTACAAAATTCACAATGTCTTGGGAATGCGGTCCCTCATCGAAGTCCACCCGTAG